The following is a genomic window from Actinomadura sp. WMMB 499.
CGCCGACACCTACGGGTTCACGATCGTGTTCCCCGAGCAGAAGGAGGAGAACGTCGGCTCCGGCGGGCTCATCCCGCACAAGTGCTTCAGCGCGTGGAGCGAGGAGGACCGCACCCGCGCGGGCGACGGCGAGGCCCGCTCGGTCGTCCGGATGGTCGAGCACATGACGGAGGCGTACGGCGCGGACGCGTCGCGGGTGTTCGTCACCGGCTACTCCGGCGGCGGAGCGGCGACGAACGTGATGCTGGCCGCGTATCCGGACGTGTTCAAGGCCGGCGCGGTGTTCTTCGGGATGGCCTACGGCTGCGCCGACTCCGAGTCCGTGTACTTCGTCACGCCGCCGTTCGGGCCGTGCTCGGGGTACTTCAACTTCACCTCCGCGCGGGAGTGGGGCGACCGGCTGCGCGGCGCGCACCCGGGCTACTCGGGCCCGCGCCCGCCGGTGCAGATCTGGCACGGCGGCTCGGACCCGATCATCGTGCCGCGGTCGCTGGAGTACCAGACGGCGCAGTGGACGAACGTGTTCGGGATCGGCCGCACGCCGACGTCGACGACGACGCCCGCGAGCGGCGTCACCAAGCGCGTCTACGGGAGCGGCCGGCTCGAGACGTACCTGATCGACGACATGGGGCACGAGCCGCCGGTCGATCCGGGCGCGGGCGCCGAGAACTGCGGGACGGCGGGCGCCGGGCACGACGCGCTGTGCGGCCCGTACCACGCGTCCCGCTTCTTCGGGCTGGGCTGACCGCACCGCGCGCCCGTCCCCACCGGGCTCGGGCGCCGGACGGCCGCGGCCGTCCGGCGCCCGAGCCCGGTTCGGCGGCGGCGGCTCGTCGGGCACCATGGAGGGGTGACGCAGGTTGTGGAGGGGGAGGCAGGGCTGCGCGCCCTGGCGGACCTCGTCTCGGACGGGGACGTCGTGGTGCTGAGCGGCGCCGGCATCTCCACCGAGTCGGGCATTCCGGATTACCGTGGCGAGACGGGGCTCAGCAGGCGGCGGGGCGACCCGATGACCTACCAGGCGTTCACCGGCGGCGCGGCGGCGCGGCGCCGGTACTGGGCGCGGAGCCATCTGGGCTGGCGGCACATCAAGGACGCGCGCCCCAACGCCGGGCACCGGGCCGTCGCGGAGCTGCAGCGGCGGGGGCTGCTGGCGGGGGTCATCACGCAGAACGTGGACGGGCTGCACCAGGCGGCCGGCGCGGCGGGGGTGATCGAGCTGCACGGGTCACTGGACCGGGTGGTGTGCCTGGCGTGCGGGGCCCGCACGCCCCGCGGCTACCTGGACGCGCGGCTGCGCGCCGCCAACCCGGGGTTCGGCGAGCGGCCGGGCGGGCACGCGGGCGAGCATCCGGGCCTGCACGGCCAGGACGGCTCGGTCAACCCCGACGGCGACGCCGAGCTGGACGACCGCGCGATCGAGGCGTTCCGGGTGGTGGGCTGCGACCGGTGCGGCGGGCCGCTGAAGCCGGACGTGGTGTTCTTCGGGGAGAACGTGCCGCCCGCGCGGGTCGCCGACTGCTTCGCGCTGACCGAGCGGGCGGGGGCGCTGCTGGTGCTGGGGTCGTCGCTGACGGTGATGTCGGGGTACCGGTTCGTCCGGCACGCGGCCCGGCGCGGGATCCCGGTCGGGATCGTGAACCGGGGCCCGACGCGGGGCGACGGGGAGGCGCTGGTCACCCTGGACGCGCCGCTGGGCGCGACGCTCGGCGCGCTGCTCGGAGAGCTCGCCGAGCCGGTCGCGCACCCCTGATCACCCGGAGCGTCCGCGGACGAATCCCGCGAGGCGGACGCGGCCGATCGCGGGGCGCGGCCGCATGATGTCGCCGGTCCGGGGCGTGCCGCCGGGCCCGCCGGTTCGGGGGTGTCACTCGGCACGCTCGCCTGCTTCGCCGCCGGAGGGCTCGCGGCCCGGCCCGCCCGGGGACTCGAGGGGGGACGCACCGGCGGGGCCGCGCAGCAGGCCGAGGAGGCCGGCCGTGGCCGCGGCGGCGTCGGTGCGGGGGTCGACGACCGCGTGCAGCAGCAGCCCGTCGATCAGCGCGCAGACCACCACGGCGAGGGCGGCCGGGTCGGCGTCGCCGCGCAGCCCGCCGGTGGCGCGGAGCGCGGCGAGCCGGTCGGCGAGCGCGCCGCGGAACGCCGCGAGCTGCCCGGCGGTCTCGCGGCGCAGCTCCTCGTCGCGCAGCCCGTGCACGAGCGCCTCGGTGACGACCCGCAGCCGGGGCGGGCCGGTGCCGTCGCCGGTGGCCCGCGGTGCGGTGAGGTCGGCGATCGCCGTGACGATGCCGTCCAGGACGTCCGGGGCGTCCAGGATCGCCGCGATCGGGCCCTCCATCTCGGCTTCGAGCGCGTGCAGGACGGCGGCGCGGCGCAGCGCGTCCACGGAACCGAAGTAGTAGTGCACCAGCGCGTTGTTGGCGTCCGCGCGCTCGGCGACGCCGCGGGACGTCACGGCGGTCCAGCCGTCCTCCGCCATGACCGCCACCGCGGCCTCGAGCAGCCGGATCCGGGTCGGCACCCCGCCTGCGGGCATCCCCGCCCCTTCGGTTGGTCATTTGCTTAAAGCGTACGACCAATACGGTAGGCCGCCGCCGTCCGCGGCGCAAACGCCCGGGCGGGACGGCGAACGGACCGGCCTCGCCGAGCGGGTCCGGTCCGTTCCCGGGCCGTGCGTGCACGGACCGTGGGTTCGAGCGTGCCGGTTCGAGCGTGCCGGTTCGAGCCGTGCGGCGGGGCCGTCAGGCGTCGCGGCGTTTGAGCAGGTAGGCGGCGGCCCCGAGCAGCACGGCGGTCCACAGGGCGAACACCCCGTAACCGCTCCAGGGCCCGAGGACGCCGTCGTCCGCCGGCTGCGCCGCGGTGATGAGCATGCCCGCGGTGGACGGCAGGTAGCCGTTGACGTACTCGCCGACGCGGCCGGGCAGCAGCGACGCCAGCGGGGACAGGACCAGGACGAGCCCGATCACACCGGTGATGGCGCCCGCGGTGTGCCGGACGATCGCGCCGATCGCCAGCGAGAACAGCCCGAGCATCGCCAGGTAGAGGCCACCGCCGAAGACGGCGCGCAGCACGCCGGGGTCGCCCAGCCCCACCGGGAGCCGGTCCCCGAGGATGCCGGCGCCGAGGAAGAACGAGCCGAACGACACCGCGACGCCCAGCACCAGGACGATCGCCGCGAACACCAGGGCCTTGGCCCACAGCATCGGCAGCCGGGCCGGCACCGCCAGCAGGCTCGAGCGGATCATGCCGGTGGAGTACTCGGAGGCGATGAGCAGCACGCCGAGCACGCAGACGGTCAGCTGGCTGTAGGACAGGCCGGCGCCGAGGAAGAACCCGGCGGGATCCTCCCCGATCATGGCGCGGTCGGACTCGTTCATGCTGTCCCACTGCGTCGCGAAGACCGCCGCGAGCAGGCCGGTGAAGCCCAGGTTGAGCAGGACCAGCAGGGCCAGCGACCACAGCGTCGACTGGACGGTGCGGATCTTGGTCCACTCGGCCAGGAGCAGGGCGCCGAAGCCGGGGCGGCGCGCCTCGGCGCGGGGCCCCGAGGGCTGCGCCGTGTCGGCGGGGGCGGCGGTCATCGGGCCTCCTCCTTCGCGGGGACCGCGGGCCGGTCCGCGGCGGGCGCGCCGGCGGCCGCCGCGCCGGCGGCACCGGGCGCCCCGTACTCGACGGTGTCGCGGGTGAGCTCCATGAACGCGTCCTCGAGGGAGCCGCGCCGCGGGGTGAGCTCGTGCAGGACGAGTCCCTCGGCGGCGGCGAGCTCGCCGATGCGGGGCGCCTCCAGGTTCGCGACGGTCAGCGCGCCGTCCTCGGCGGCGGCGACCTTGCCGCCCTCGCCGGACAGCACGCCGGTGAGCCGCTCGGCGTCGGGGGTGCGGACGAGCACCGACTTCTCGGTGCTGCGCTCGATGAACTCCTCGGTGGAGCAGTCGGCGATGAGCCGGCCGCGGCCGATGACGATGAGGTGCTCGGCGGTGACGGCCATCTCGTTCATCAGGTGGCTGGAGACGAACACGGTCCGGCCGCCGGCGGCGAACCGCTGCATGAGGCTGCGGATCCAGACGACGCCCTCGGGGTCGAGCCCGTTGACCGGTTCGTCCAGGATGAGCACCTCGGGGTCGCCGAGGACGGCGGCGGCGATGCCGAGCCGCTGGCCCATGCCGAGCGAGAAGCCGTGCGTCCGGCGCCCGGCGACGTCGGTGAGGCCGACCAGTTCCAGGACCTCGTCGACGCGCTTGGCGCCGATGCCTTGGGACTGCGCGAGGCACAGCAGGTGGTTGCGGGCGCTGCGGCCGGTGTGGACGGCCTTGGCCTCCAGCAGCGCGCCGACGGTCCGCATCGGGACGGGCAGGTCGCGGTAGTGCCGTCCTGCGATGCGGGCGTCGCCGCCGTCGGGCCGGTCCAGCCCGAGCAGCATCCGCATGGTCGTCGACTTCCCGGCGCCGTTCGGGCCGAGGAAGCCGGTCACCCGGCCGGGCTCCACCTTGAAGGAGAGGTCGTGCACGGCGACCTTCGCGCCGTAGCGTTTGGTGAGGTTCTGGGCCTCGATCATGCAGGAGTCCAGGGGGTCGTGGTCGTTCTGGCCGTGACGACCCTATCGGCGCGAAATGTCCGCCGACTCATCCTCAGGTCGACCCCGCCTCCGACCTGCGCAGTAGGCGCCGCCAGGGCGGACCGGGCGGAAACGCCCCTCCCCGCCCATTATTGACGTGGCGTCAATAATGGGTGAGGATGCGGGGCACCGTATTCCGGCCCTCGCCCGGGAGGCCTTCGTGCCCGCATCGCCGCCCCCGCCCCCGCAGCCCCCTCGAGCGTCCCCTCCCCCGTCGGCGGCGGCGCCGGTCCGGTCGCGGCGGGCGACCTGGCCGCCCGGCTCGCCGACCGGGACGTGCTGCGCCTGCTGGGCGCCGAGCCGATCGTCGGGCTGGGCGCCGGACGCGCGCTGCTGATGCAGCTGGCGCACCCCGGCGTGGCGCGCGGCGTCGCCGAGCACAGCGACTTCGCCGAACGGCCGCTGGCGCGGCTGTTCGGCACCCTCGACTTCCTGCTGATCACGGCGTTCGGGACGCCGGAGCAGGTCGAGCGGATCGCCGCGAAGGTCCGCGGCATCCACACCGCCGTCCGCGGCGAGGGCTACTCGGGCAACGATCCCGGCCTGCAGCTGTGGGTGAACGCGACGCTCATCGACTCGGCGCTGTACCTGCACGAGCGGCTGGGGCGGCGCGGCCGTCCCGGCGAGGACGAGGCCGAGGAGTACTACCGGCAGGCGCGGATCGTCGCGGAGGTCCTCGGCTGCCCGCTGGAGGAGCAGCCGGCGGACCTGGCGTCCTTCCGCGCCTACATGGACGAGATGGTGGCGTCGCTGGAGGTGGACGACAACGCGCGGAAGGTCGCGGCGGCCGTGCTGCACCCGCGGAAGCTGCGCGCGCTCGCGCCGGGCCTGGCGGTGTTCCGCGTGGTCACGACCGCGCTGCTGCCCGAGCCGTTCCGCGAGCGGTACGGGCTGCCGTGGGGCGCGCGGCACCGCCGCGCGGCCGCGCTGGTGCTGGGCACGGCCGCGCTCGGGCACCGGGTGACGCCGGGGCCGCTGCGGCGGCCGCCGCAGGCGCTGCTGGTCCGCCTCGCCTCGCACCGCGTCGAGCGGACGCTGCGCGAGCGCCGCGCCCGCCGCCGCGCAGGACGCGCGGAGCGGGCGGGCGACTGACCGTCCCGGACGGCGCGGGGGCGCCGCGGGCGGGCCCCGTCAGGTGACGGACGAGTAGGCGACGACGCCGCGGCGCATCGCGTCCATCGCGCGCCGCGCCGTCTTGCGGACGTGCCCGTTCGCGGGGGACGCGTCGGCGACCTGCCCGAGCAGGTCGAGCAGCTGCTTGACGGCGCGGACGAAGTCGCCCGCGGTCATGTCGCTCGCGAGCAGCACCGCGTCGAGGTCGTCGCCCTTGGCCCACCGGTACGCGGTCCACGCGAACCCGAGGTCGGGTTCCCGCAGGAACGACACGCGGTTGTCGTGTTCGACGGCGTCCAGCTCGCCCCACAGCCGCACCATCGCGGCGAGCGCGTCCTCGGCCCGGCCGGAGGGGGTGCGGTGCGGCCCGGTGTCGTCGTCGCGCCGCGACTCGTACACCAGCGCCGACACGCACGCGGCGAGTTCGGCGTGGTCGAGCCGGTCCCACAGCCCGGCGCGGAGGCTCTCGGCGGTGAGCAGGTCGAGTTCGTTGTAGATGCGGCCGAGGCGGCGGCCCTCGTCGGTGACCTCGCCGCCGGACAGGTATCCGAGCTGCTCCAGGACGCCGCAGACCCGGTCGAAGGTGCGGGCGATGACCTGGGAGCGGCCCTCGACGCGGCGCCGCAGCTGCGCGGTCTCGCGGTCGAGGCGGTGGTACCGCTCGGCCCAGCGGGCGTGCTGCTCGCGTTCGTCGCAGCCGTGCACGGGGTGGCGGCGCAGTTCGGCGCGCAGGTCGGCGATCTCGGTGTCGTCGGCGGCGGCGGAGTCGCCGCGGGTCCGCTTGCGCTCCCGGGCGTCGCCCGGGACCTTGTTGCGGAGGGTGGCGGCGAGGTCGCGGCGGTCCTGCGGGTTGCGGGGGCTGAACGACTTGGGGATGCGGAGCCGCTCGACGGGTTCGACGGCGCGGGGGAAGTCCTGGATCGACAGCCGCTGCACCGACCGGTTCACGGTGAGGACGAGCGGCGCGGGCCCGTCGGAGCGGCGGCCGAGTCCGGGGTCGAGGACGACGGCGAGGCCGGAGCGGCGTCCGGACGGCACCAGGATCACATCGCCGGGCCGCAGCCGCTCGAGGGACTTGGCGGCCTCGGCGCGGCGGGACGCCGACCGTTCCCGCGACAGCTGCGCCTCCCGGTCCGACAGCCGCCGCCGCAGCGCGGCGTACTCCATGAAGTCGCCGAGGTGGCACCGGGCCGCCTCGGCGTATCCGGCGAGGGCCTCCTCGTTCTTGTGGACCTGCCGCGCGAGGCCGACGACGGCGCGGTCGGCCTGGAACTGCGCGAACGACTCCTCGAGCAGGGTGCGGGCGCGTTCGATCCCGACGGCGCCGACGAGGTTGACCGCCATGTTGTAGGACGGGCGGAAGCTGGAGTTCAGCGGGTAGGTGCGGGCGCCGGCCAGGCCCGCGACCGACGCGGGGTCGACGTTGGGCGCCCACACCACGACGGCGTGTCCCTCGACGTCGATGCCGCGCCGCCCGGCGCGTCCGGTGAGCTGGGTGAACTCGCCGGGGGTGAGGTCGACGTGCGCCTCCCCGTTCCACTTGTCGAGCTTCTCGATCACGACGGTGCGGGCGGGCATGTTGATGCCGAGCGAGAGCGTCTCGGTGGCGAAAACCGCCCTGATCATCCCGCGGGTGAACAGTTCCTCCACGATCTCCTTGAACGTGGGCAGCATCCCGGCGTGGTGGGCGGCCACGCCCCGCTCGAGCGCGGCGAGGAAGTCGTCGTAGCCGAGGACCCCCAGGTCGGCCGGGGGGATGTCGGCGGTGCGCAGCTCGGCGTGGGCGCGGATCTCCTCCGACTCCTCCTTGGAGGTCAGCCGGATCCCGGCGGCCAGGCACTGCTGGACGGCGGCGTCGCAGCCGGCGCGGGAGAAGATGAACGTGATCGCGGGCAGCAGCCCGGCGCGGTCGAGCCGCTCGATGACGTCGGCGCGGGCCGGGGGCCGGAACCGCTGCGGGCGCGGCGCGCGGCGCCGCCCGGTGCGGCGCCCCTGGTTGACCTTGGCGCGGCGCACCTCCTCGACCGCCATCCGGGTCAGCTTGGGATTGAGGCGGGCCTGCCGGTTCTCGCCCTTGCCGGTGTCGACGAACAGGTCGTGCAGGTAGGTGCCGACGAGCATGTGCTGGAACAGCGGGACGGGCCGGTGCTCGTCCACGACGACGGCGGTGTCGCCGCGGACGGCCTGCAGCCACTCGCCGAACTCCTCGGCGTTGCTGACGGTGGCCGACAGCGCCACGAGCCGCACCGAGTCCGGGACGTGGATGATCACTTCTTCCCAGACGGCGCCGCGGAACCGGTCGGCGAGGTAGTGCACCTCGTCCATCACCACGAACGCCAGCCCGGCCAGGGTGGGCGACTGCGCGTACAGCATGTTGCGCAGCACCTCGGTGGTCATCACCACGATGGGCGCCTCGCCGTTGACGCTGTTGTCGCCGGTGAGCAGCCCGACCTTCTCGGGCCGTAGCGGCGGACGAGGTCGGCGTACTTCTGGTTCGACAGCGCCTTGATCGGCGTGGTGTAGAAGCATTTCCCGCCGCCGGTCAGCGCGAGGTGGACGGCGAACTCCCCGACGACGGTCTTGCCGGAGCCGGTGGGCGCCGCGACGAGGACGCCGCTGCCGTCCTCCAGCGCCTGGCACGCCCGCAGCTGGAAGGCGTCCAGCTCGAAGTCGTACAGGGTGCGGAAGTCCAGCAGGGCGGGGCCGTTCCCGGCGGTGCGCCTGCGGTAGGCCGCGTACCGGGAGGCCGGGGTGTCCCCGGTCTCCGCCTCGGTGCGCCGCCCGGTCGACGTGGTGTCGGGGGAGGTCATGTCTTCGAGCCTACGGTTTCGACCGGCCCGATTCCCAATCCATAACGAACCGGATTCCGGCGGGTCGCGGCGCGGGGTGGCCCGCCGCCGCGGCGGGCCGCGGTCAGCGGGCCCGCTCGCCCTTCTCCAGTTCGGCGTCGATGGCCTCGAGGTCGAGCGGGGACGCCTCGTCGTCCGACAGCTCCCCGTGCGGGTCGGCGCGCCGGGCGAGCCGCCGGTCGTGCACGTAGGCGATCAGCTCGGCGATCTCGAACAGCACGATCGTGGGGAGGGCCAGCGCCAGCATGGTGAAGGGGTCCTGGCTGGGGGTGGCGATCGCGGCGAACACGAACACGCCGAACCACAGCATCCGGCGCGACTTGCGGATCCGCTGGTGGGTGAGCACGCCCGCCATGTTCAGGATCACCACGAACAGCGGCAGCTCGAACGTCAGCCCGAAGATGAACAGCATCGCCTGGGCGTAGCTCAGGTAGTCCTGGACACCGACGAGGACGGTCGTGTCGCCGGGCGCGAGCCCGATGAAGATCTCCAGGCCCTTGTCCATCGTCAGGTAGGCCAGGTAGCCGCCGGCGACGAACAGCGGCACGGCCGCCGTCATGAAGATGTACGTCCAGCGCTTCTCCCGGCCGTACAGGCCGGGCGCGACGAACGCCCACAGCTGGTACAGCCAGACCGGCGACGACAGCACCGCGCCGATGATCAGCGCGACCTTCAGGTGCACGAAGAATCCGTCGAAGATGCCGTGCACGACCAGGTCGCACTTGCCGTCGAGGCAGTGCTCCGCCGGGATTCGGGTGTAGGGCTGCTTCAGCCAGTCCCAGATGGGGTCGAAGAAGATCCAGCCGATGATCGCGCCCACGAGCAGGCCGAGGATCGCCTTGACCAGCCGGTTGCGCAGCTCACGGAGGTGCTCAAGGAGGGGCATGCGGCCGTCGGCTGCGGCACCGCGCCTGCTCAGCTTCATCATCGGCTTTCGGGCTCGAGTCGGGTCCGGGGGTCGGCGCGGCGGCCGTCCGGGCGAGGGCGGCTACCGCGGCGGGAGAGCGGCGGGCGCCGCCGCCGCTCGGGGATCAGCTCTTGCGGAACTGGCCCGGGTCCGACACGGGGACGCCCTGGAGCGGCTCACCGGAGGAGATCGCCTGCGGGCCGCGGCCGCCCTGCTGCGCGCCCGGCGCGTCCTGCGCGGGAGCCTGCTGGGACGCCTGGGACGCCTGGGCCGTGCCGCCGTTGTCACGGCCGGTGTCGCGGCCGTCGTCATCGTCGTCGTGCAGGCCCTTGGTCTCGGCCTTCAGGATCCGGGCGGACTTGCCGAGCGACCGGGCGAGCTGCGGCAGCTTCGCCGACCCGAACAACACCAGGACGATCGCCAGGATGATCAGAATTTCGGTCGTACCAAGTCCAGCCATGACAAATCCTCTTCAGCAGGGGTCCTCACGACGATCGTACGCCGTCTTCGCGCGCTTGTGGCGCCCGAGATCCCTCGAGTAGCGAGAGTTCATCCCGCAACGCCGACTGTTTCGGCGCCAGCCGCGATCTCGTGCGCTCGAGTTCACGTCCGAGCCGCCGCACGCCCAGGTACACCTTGAACGCGCAGTAGGCGAGCACGGCCAGGCCGACGAAGCCCGCCGTCACCGAAACCGCTACCCACGCCACGCCCGCCACCGTAGCCGATCCGGGGGCGGGCGTCAGCATCGGGACGGGCCGGTCAGCCCAGCCCGTACCGGGCGAGGGCGCGGGCGGCGTCGTCGCGGACACCGGCGGCGACCGGCGCGGGCGACACGACCCGCCCCTGGTCGCCCAGCCGCAGCGCCAGGCCGCGCACCCACCGGGTGTCGGGCGTCGGCAGCACCACCCGCAGCCGCCCCTCCCCCAGCTCCTCGACGCTCTCGCACGGGTAGTAGTCGGCGACCCACCGGCCGCGCGGCGTCAGCTCCAGCGTCACCCGCACGTCCTGCGGCGACGGCCGGAACAGCCCGGCGTCCACGTCGATCGGCTCGGCGTCCTCGGGCACCTCGGCGGGCTCGTCCAGCACCGTCAGGGCGGTGACGCGGTCGAGCTTGAACAGCCGCACCGCCTCCGCGCGGCGGCACCACCCCTCCAGGTAGGTGTTGCCCTCCACCACCAGCAGCCGCATCGGGTCGACGTCGCGTTCGGTGTTCTCGTCGCGCGCCGGCACGTAGTACGCCAGGTGCACGCGGCTCCGGGACGCGACCGCGTCCCGCAGGGTCCCGAGCACGGTCCGGGCGCCCGGCCCGCCGCCCGCCGCGACGTCGCGGGCGTCCACCTGGACGGCGACCTGCGCGCTCGGGGCGGCCGCCGCGCCCGCGGCGCTCTCCAGCTTCGCGATGACGCGGCTGAGCGCGTCCCGGTCGTGCAGGTCGGGGATCTCGGCGAGCATCCGCAGCGCCACCAGCAGCGCGCTGGCCTCGTCGACCTTCAGCCGCAGCGGCCGCGCGATCGACTCGGCCTCCGCCACGGTGATCTCCCCGCCCTCGTAGGACAGGTCGATCGGGCAGTACGGATCGGGCGCGCGCAGCTCCACGCACCACAGCAGGTTCAGATCGTCGATCAGCTGCTTCTCGGTCACCCCGAACGCGGCCGCGGCCTCCTCGAGCGCGACGGTTTCGCGGTTGACGACGTAGGGCACCAGCGCGAGCAGCCGCGCGAGCCGCCCGGTCGACGCCGCTGGCTGCTTCGCGGGCTGCTTCGCCGCCCCGCCGGTGGTCCTGGCGGTCATCGCGCGCTCACCGTCCCGTCCTCGGGCTCCGCATCCCCGATCTCCCCGATTCCGTCGCC
Proteins encoded in this region:
- a CDS encoding PHB depolymerase family esterase, with amino-acid sequence MNLLRTSGRSLRGRALRAAAAALILAAAAAAWCADVPRAAAAPTGFHEVTDFGPNPGNLTMYAYVPESARPGAPVVVLFHGCGGDARDLDVNTGWRKYADTYGFTIVFPEQKEENVGSGGLIPHKCFSAWSEEDRTRAGDGEARSVVRMVEHMTEAYGADASRVFVTGYSGGGAATNVMLAAYPDVFKAGAVFFGMAYGCADSESVYFVTPPFGPCSGYFNFTSAREWGDRLRGAHPGYSGPRPPVQIWHGGSDPIIVPRSLEYQTAQWTNVFGIGRTPTSTTTPASGVTKRVYGSGRLETYLIDDMGHEPPVDPGAGAENCGTAGAGHDALCGPYHASRFFGLG
- a CDS encoding NAD-dependent protein deacetylase; translated protein: MTQVVEGEAGLRALADLVSDGDVVVLSGAGISTESGIPDYRGETGLSRRRGDPMTYQAFTGGAAARRRYWARSHLGWRHIKDARPNAGHRAVAELQRRGLLAGVITQNVDGLHQAAGAAGVIELHGSLDRVVCLACGARTPRGYLDARLRAANPGFGERPGGHAGEHPGLHGQDGSVNPDGDAELDDRAIEAFRVVGCDRCGGPLKPDVVFFGENVPPARVADCFALTERAGALLVLGSSLTVMSGYRFVRHAARRGIPVGIVNRGPTRGDGEALVTLDAPLGATLGALLGELAEPVAHP
- a CDS encoding TetR/AcrR family transcriptional regulator; this translates as MPAGGVPTRIRLLEAAVAVMAEDGWTAVTSRGVAERADANNALVHYYFGSVDALRRAAVLHALEAEMEGPIAAILDAPDVLDGIVTAIADLTAPRATGDGTGPPRLRVVTEALVHGLRDEELRRETAGQLAAFRGALADRLAALRATGGLRGDADPAALAVVVCALIDGLLLHAVVDPRTDAAAATAGLLGLLRGPAGASPLESPGGPGREPSGGEAGERAE
- a CDS encoding ABC transporter permease, translating into MTAAPADTAQPSGPRAEARRPGFGALLLAEWTKIRTVQSTLWSLALLVLLNLGFTGLLAAVFATQWDSMNESDRAMIGEDPAGFFLGAGLSYSQLTVCVLGVLLIASEYSTGMIRSSLLAVPARLPMLWAKALVFAAIVLVLGVAVSFGSFFLGAGILGDRLPVGLGDPGVLRAVFGGGLYLAMLGLFSLAIGAIVRHTAGAITGVIGLVLVLSPLASLLPGRVGEYVNGYLPSTAGMLITAAQPADDGVLGPWSGYGVFALWTAVLLGAAAYLLKRRDA
- a CDS encoding ABC transporter ATP-binding protein; amino-acid sequence: MIEAQNLTKRYGAKVAVHDLSFKVEPGRVTGFLGPNGAGKSTTMRMLLGLDRPDGGDARIAGRHYRDLPVPMRTVGALLEAKAVHTGRSARNHLLCLAQSQGIGAKRVDEVLELVGLTDVAGRRTHGFSLGMGQRLGIAAAVLGDPEVLILDEPVNGLDPEGVVWIRSLMQRFAAGGRTVFVSSHLMNEMAVTAEHLIVIGRGRLIADCSTEEFIERSTEKSVLVRTPDAERLTGVLSGEGGKVAAAEDGALTVANLEAPRIGELAAAEGLVLHELTPRRGSLEDAFMELTRDTVEYGAPGAAGAAAAGAPAADRPAVPAKEEAR
- a CDS encoding oxygenase MpaB family protein, which codes for MLRLLGAEPIVGLGAGRALLMQLAHPGVARGVAEHSDFAERPLARLFGTLDFLLITAFGTPEQVERIAAKVRGIHTAVRGEGYSGNDPGLQLWVNATLIDSALYLHERLGRRGRPGEDEAEEYYRQARIVAEVLGCPLEEQPADLASFRAYMDEMVASLEVDDNARKVAAAVLHPRKLRALAPGLAVFRVVTTALLPEPFRERYGLPWGARHRRAAALVLGTAALGHRVTPGPLRRPPQALLVRLASHRVERTLRERRARRRAGRAERAGD
- the tatC gene encoding twin-arginine translocase subunit TatC, which translates into the protein MPLLEHLRELRNRLVKAILGLLVGAIIGWIFFDPIWDWLKQPYTRIPAEHCLDGKCDLVVHGIFDGFFVHLKVALIIGAVLSSPVWLYQLWAFVAPGLYGREKRWTYIFMTAAVPLFVAGGYLAYLTMDKGLEIFIGLAPGDTTVLVGVQDYLSYAQAMLFIFGLTFELPLFVVILNMAGVLTHQRIRKSRRMLWFGVFVFAAIATPSQDPFTMLALALPTIVLFEIAELIAYVHDRRLARRADPHGELSDDEASPLDLEAIDAELEKGERAR
- the tatA gene encoding Sec-independent protein translocase subunit TatA codes for the protein MAGLGTTEILIILAIVLVLFGSAKLPQLARSLGKSARILKAETKGLHDDDDDGRDTGRDNGGTAQASQASQQAPAQDAPGAQQGGRGPQAISSGEPLQGVPVSDPGQFRKS
- a CDS encoding YafY family protein, translating into MTARTTGGAAKQPAKQPAASTGRLARLLALVPYVVNRETVALEEAAAAFGVTEKQLIDDLNLLWCVELRAPDPYCPIDLSYEGGEITVAEAESIARPLRLKVDEASALLVALRMLAEIPDLHDRDALSRVIAKLESAAGAAAAPSAQVAVQVDARDVAAGGGPGARTVLGTLRDAVASRSRVHLAYYVPARDENTERDVDPMRLLVVEGNTYLEGWCRRAEAVRLFKLDRVTALTVLDEPAEVPEDAEPIDVDAGLFRPSPQDVRVTLELTPRGRWVADYYPCESVEELGEGRLRVVLPTPDTRWVRGLALRLGDQGRVVSPAPVAAGVRDDAARALARYGLG